The region aaaagtaacccACTTTTATTTGCAGTTTTACATGGTTATAGATCATTTTGTTGCAACATCAAATACCACCTGTAAATATTGTGCACTGATGTATAAACAATGTATAAACAATCAACGAGGAgtgaaacttattttaaatggctTTGGGGAGAGTGTCATTCCAAAGTTGAAGTCCAAGCTTGTTTGCTTTCCCCCTGGAGGTGAAAGAGTGAAGGATTGAAGAAAGGATGTGAAGAAGAGAAAGAGCTCCATACGGGCAAGCGATTCTCCTGGACAAGATCGTTTTCCTTGGGAAGACGAAATGAAATCTCAAAACAAGCCTCAAGATTATCTCACGATTTAATGTGTATATGCACAACTGTCaagtattttctgtatttgtgtaataaaatatttacctagacaaaaaaaaaaaaaaaaaaaaacctgctcacCTGCCGAGAAAGGAATAAAAGCTTCAGGTTTTTCAAATTCGCTTTGAGCATTAAGAAAATTCTGTGGGTCAAATGAATATGGAGACTTCCACTTGGTCTGGTCAAAGAGCACTGAGGTTAGGTTAGGAATGATCTGTGTAcccttaatgtaaaaaaaaaaaacaatctaaggGTTAACATAAAAGATTCCATGTTGCATATAATGTACTTTTCAACTTATTTTCAACACGTTTAAAAACAACATAGCAGTTTGATTTTGTTGGTAGGTGGCTTGTAAGCTCAAATTTAAATGGCATGTCAGCAGCTGAGGCTATTTTCTAGACAAGATCTGTTACTACCAATTACCCAAGAGTtgtatgaataaaattaaatacattaaaattactcAAGGATGTATGGAATGTTtggaatataaaatacaaaaggcaattgtgatgttttcatctcacaattcagattttttttaatatcacgCAACTCTGAGAACATATCAGTCCCCATCCATCAACTGATATAGTAAGTATGCTATGTTGATGAGAAGTCGCCTGTGTAATTGTTgtcattttacaaatttttttcattcatctcaCCTTTGGAATATAATATCCTTCCAATATTGTGTCTTCATTGGTCATTCTTGGCACACTAAGGGGGACAACATTGCCCATTCTCTGGACCTCATGGATAACAGCATCAGTGTATGGCATGCTGGGTCTGTCATCTATGTTGGGTCGACGTGACCGTCCAACTACTTTGTCTATTTCTTGTTGAACCTTTTCTGAATATGACATTCAGTGTCAATGTCCATGACATGTTTAACAAATGTAACTTCAAAACAACATAGTAAAGTATTCAGTATAATTGGTTTATGAACCGTTTACATGGACAACATTTTATTAACAGCTGACTTGTAATTTGGAGCATTTTACCTTGGATTTCTGGGTATTTCATCATGTATACAAAGGCCCACAGTAGAGTAGTAGATGTTGTCTCAGTTCCTGCCACAAACAAATCAAGTACAGCATACTGCAGACCCTCTTCATGAAATCCCGCTTCTAGATCATATTTCCTCTAAAGCACACAGCGGCATTACAATTAGCATATGCAGGATAGTCATGTTGGATAAAGGAAACTCGAACTAAATGAGTGGAATATTTGTACATGTTCATCAaatattttgtttgcataagcataatacatttataaaaagccATATTTTCATAGGCTGTGTTAGAGAGAGATTGTACCTTCTGGATCTCAGTGAGATAGCAGTCTATAAAATCTCTGGGTGAGGAGGGGTCCCAGTCTGCACAATGCTTGTCCACCTCTTCCTTTATAAAAGCACAAACTTGATGGAAGCAGGAAAACAGGTCTTTATGAGGTCCCGGGAGGAGGTCCATAACATAAGGGAAAACACTGTAAAGCTACAATGGACAAGCAGCAGGTCAGCTTGGGTGGGCACCTTTAATTTATTAGTTGTTttcaaataatgcattttgttGCACCTTAAGTGGAAATTTAGGAGTCCCTATGACAGACCACTATATATTTTCATCTCATAATACCTGTATCCACACAGACGTTTGTAGTTTAAGGGCTTTAGACATCAGACTGAGCATGTTCAGAAACCTTTGGTCAGTGTACTCAAACCTCCTCCCAAATACCATGGAGCAGATGATGTTGGAGACAGCattgttaataaagtaatgagGGTCGAATGGCAGccctaataaaataaaacgacAGAAGCTAGTTTCAatttaaaagtagatttttttacgGTGGCTGTCAATgtcttgctatgtggttgctaaggaaTTGAGTCCTAGtcactgatatacagtatatatatatgtatatatatatatatatatatatatatatatatatatatatatatatatatatatatatatatatatatgtgtgtgtgtgtgtgtgtgtgtgtgtgtgtatatatatatatatatatatatatatatatatatatatgactattcTTTGTATTCTTCTTATTATACTGTTCTCTATTATAGATTAGTGGTCCTAGTGCTGGTCGCATAAACCTCTAAGACTAATCTTACAAGTTAGTCATcgaattattatcattattttttagttataaaaagtcagttaaatataaaagtagATTGATCTAAGTCTAAAGTAAGACTTATTACCACTAGGTTAACTGCTGACAGGTTAAATTAGTTAATAAGACACAGTCTCAACATAGTGGCTATGTTTATgcaactgtaaaatgtatttaaaattcaaTGCATGGAAGACCGACTGGTGTCATCTTGTGGGagaaacatacaaacacatacatatatacatacatacataatatatctgtgtgtgtgtgtgtgtgtgtgtgtgtgtatataatgcaGAATTCTGACAAAAACTAAAAAGCATGATATGCCTAAATAGTCAGGTTTTGCTTCTTATCACATTAATGCTTCTACTGTACTTACCATTGGTTTCCATGATGGTCTGGTGAAGGTATTTGTACTCTTCCATGATGATGACTTCCAGGCTCCTCTTTCCCACACCAAAGTATTTAAGAGTACTGAGAGTGAACCGCCTCTGTTGCTTCCAACTGTAGCCATTATTGAAGGTTACAC is a window of Carassius auratus strain Wakin chromosome 45, ASM336829v1, whole genome shotgun sequence DNA encoding:
- the LOC113063170 gene encoding cytochrome P450 2J2; translation: MVLENMLLSLASVQWTDVGTLLLMFVIFLLISYHLRNRKPRNYPPGPTPLPFIGNVFNLDAKQPHIQLTKMSDRYGNIFSLRLGSLNTVVVNTYSLVKKALIDHANIFTGRPTNDVLKRIIKCQGVTFNNGYSWKQQRRFTLSTLKYFGVGKRSLEVIIMEEYKYLHQTIMETNGLPFDPHYFINNAVSNIICSMVFGRRFEYTDQRFLNMLSLMSKALKLQTSVWIQLYSVFPYVMDLLPGPHKDLFSCFHQVCAFIKEEVDKHCADWDPSSPRDFIDCYLTEIQKRKYDLEAGFHEEGLQYAVLDLFVAGTETTSTTLLWAFVYMMKYPEIQEKVQQEIDKVVGRSRRPNIDDRPSMPYTDAVIHEVQRMGNVVPLSVPRMTNEDTILEGYYIPKGTQIIPNLTSVLFDQTKWKSPYSFDPQNFLNAQSEFEKPEAFIPFSAGKRSCPGESLARMELFLFFTSFLQSFTLSPPGGKQTSLDFNFGMTLSPKPFKISFTPR